A single Arachnia propionica DNA region contains:
- a CDS encoding lysophospholipid acyltransferase family protein → MAKVPKPGKHASKLNASTRQAAQMLLLKPTMWRLLRVHVHGKANLEGLEAPCVVFANHSSHLDTPLIYGALPNRISKYLAAGAARDYFYDKWWKAGPMSLFFNGYPIDRGKDKESKKRNVRGMSAALLDAGVPLLIYPEGSRSRTGAMAPFKPGVAALCISRQIPAVPIALIGAHAAWPSSQKHLPKGRPVVHVVIGRPLRPRPGEIAHEFNERMRRQVLELHDTTARAYGAKTLDEYARAAALEKAAKTEITALAEDARARADQQDHQEDQ, encoded by the coding sequence ATGGCGAAGGTCCCGAAACCGGGCAAGCACGCCTCCAAACTGAATGCATCCACCCGCCAGGCCGCGCAGATGCTGCTGCTGAAACCGACGATGTGGCGGCTGTTGCGCGTCCACGTCCACGGCAAGGCGAACCTCGAAGGCCTGGAGGCGCCCTGCGTGGTGTTCGCCAACCACTCCTCCCACCTGGACACCCCCCTGATCTACGGAGCGTTGCCGAACCGGATCTCGAAATACCTGGCGGCGGGCGCGGCACGCGACTACTTCTACGACAAGTGGTGGAAGGCCGGGCCGATGTCGCTGTTCTTCAACGGCTACCCCATCGACCGGGGCAAGGACAAGGAATCGAAGAAACGCAACGTCAGGGGCATGTCGGCGGCGCTTCTCGACGCCGGGGTGCCGCTGCTGATCTACCCGGAGGGGTCGCGTTCCCGCACGGGCGCGATGGCCCCGTTCAAACCGGGCGTGGCGGCGCTGTGCATCTCCCGGCAGATCCCAGCCGTCCCGATCGCCCTGATCGGCGCGCACGCTGCCTGGCCGAGCAGCCAGAAACACCTCCCCAAGGGACGTCCCGTGGTGCACGTCGTCATCGGGCGGCCGTTGAGACCACGGCCCGGCGAGATCGCCCACGAGTTCAACGAACGGATGCGCCGCCAGGTGCTTGAACTCCACGACACCACGGCCCGCGCCTACGGGGCCAAAACCCTCGACGAGTACGCCCGAGCCGCCGCCTTGGAGAAGGCGGCGAAAACCGAGATCACCGCCCTGGCGGAGGATGCCCGGGCCCGTGCCGACCAGCAGGATCACCAGGAGGACCAATGA
- a CDS encoding SDR family NAD(P)-dependent oxidoreductase translates to MARALITGATAGIGNAFAKELAARGTDLVLVARNHDRLETTAADLSEVHGIEVEVLPADLSVRDDVMRVAQRLESETEPVDMLVNNAGFGLHASLIDASQIELHERAMDVMCLAMLILGGAAGRAMKARGRGRIVNVASTSGAIFTGNYSAIKAWARTWSTGLALELSGTGVTVTTLLPGWVRTEFHQRAGISATSLPSFVWIDADNLVKQCLRDVEKGRIESVPTKRWKASLFIADHGPRKFIRWFSRKLSASRRKR, encoded by the coding sequence ATGGCACGAGCACTGATCACGGGCGCGACCGCCGGCATAGGCAACGCCTTCGCCAAGGAACTTGCCGCCCGAGGAACCGACCTGGTGCTCGTCGCCCGGAACCACGACCGCCTGGAGACCACCGCCGCGGACTTGTCGGAGGTGCACGGAATAGAAGTGGAGGTGCTGCCCGCCGACCTGTCCGTCCGCGACGACGTGATGAGGGTGGCGCAACGCCTCGAATCCGAGACCGAGCCCGTCGACATGCTCGTCAACAACGCCGGTTTCGGGTTGCACGCCTCGCTGATCGACGCCTCCCAGATCGAACTCCACGAGCGCGCCATGGATGTGATGTGCCTGGCGATGCTGATCCTCGGCGGCGCCGCGGGCCGGGCCATGAAGGCGCGGGGCCGGGGCCGGATCGTCAACGTCGCCTCCACATCGGGCGCGATCTTCACCGGCAACTACTCCGCCATCAAGGCTTGGGCGCGCACTTGGTCGACGGGCCTGGCGTTGGAGCTCAGCGGCACCGGGGTCACGGTGACGACGCTGCTGCCCGGCTGGGTTCGCACCGAGTTCCACCAGCGCGCGGGGATCAGTGCCACGAGCCTGCCGTCGTTCGTGTGGATCGACGCAGACAACCTGGTCAAGCAGTGCCTGCGGGACGTCGAGAAGGGCCGCATCGAATCGGTCCCGACGAAACGCTGGAAGGCGTCGTTGTTCATCGCGGATCACGGACCTCGGAAATTCATCCGCTGGTTCTCCCGAAAGCTGTCCGCTAGCAGAAGGAAGCGCTGA
- a CDS encoding 5'-nucleotidase has translation MTLLTIGVASSALFDLTESDRVFREQGVAAYREHQEERLDQPLPAGPALPFIRRLLGLNDVLAEAVDVIVLSRNSAESGLRVMRSISSAGLPITRAAFREGRSAFEFMPALEMSLFLSANHDDVSEALAAGHPAGTVLRGSSMPEVGRELRVAFDFDGVLADDSSERVFRQEGMGRYALREAELADVPLSPGPLAPFLAGLNRIQEEETTLKSRDSGYEPRLRISLVTARSAPAHERAVNSLRAWGLKVDDAFFLGGLPKAPILEVLNPHLFFDDQRQHLDRALRTPSVHVPFGVANEADAGPAPVSGAPRRARRAAPEEVLDITA, from the coding sequence ATGACCTTGCTGACCATCGGCGTGGCGAGCAGCGCGCTGTTCGACCTGACCGAATCGGATCGCGTGTTCCGGGAGCAGGGCGTCGCCGCCTATCGCGAACACCAGGAAGAGCGCCTGGACCAGCCGCTGCCGGCCGGCCCCGCGCTGCCGTTCATCCGCCGTCTCCTCGGGCTCAACGACGTGCTGGCCGAGGCGGTGGACGTGATCGTGCTGTCCCGCAACAGCGCCGAATCCGGGCTGCGGGTGATGCGTTCCATCAGCTCGGCGGGGCTGCCGATCACCCGGGCGGCATTCCGGGAGGGGCGTTCCGCTTTCGAGTTCATGCCCGCGCTGGAGATGTCGCTGTTCCTGTCGGCCAATCACGACGATGTCTCCGAGGCCCTGGCGGCCGGGCACCCGGCGGGCACGGTGCTGCGCGGCAGTTCAATGCCCGAGGTCGGCAGGGAACTGCGGGTCGCCTTCGACTTCGACGGCGTCCTGGCCGACGACTCCTCGGAGCGTGTGTTCCGCCAGGAGGGCATGGGACGCTACGCCCTGCGCGAGGCCGAACTGGCCGACGTCCCCCTCTCCCCCGGTCCCCTGGCTCCCTTCCTGGCGGGCCTGAACCGCATCCAGGAGGAGGAGACGACGCTGAAGTCGCGGGATTCGGGATACGAACCCCGGCTGCGCATCTCGCTGGTGACCGCCCGTTCGGCACCTGCACACGAACGCGCCGTGAACAGTCTCCGCGCCTGGGGTCTCAAGGTGGACGACGCCTTCTTCCTCGGTGGCCTGCCGAAGGCCCCCATCCTGGAGGTGCTGAACCCCCACCTGTTCTTCGACGACCAGCGTCAGCACCTGGACCGGGCCCTGCGCACCCCGTCGGTACACGTCCCCTTCGGGGTGGCCAACGAGGCCGACGCCGGTCCCGCCCCGGTCTCCGGTGCGCCGCGCCGCGCCCGCCGCGCCGCACCGGAGGAGGTCCTCGACATCACCGCCTGA